Proteins found in one Herbiconiux sp. A18JL235 genomic segment:
- a CDS encoding succinate dehydrogenase iron-sulfur subunit, with the protein MSLVLDEAPAGGPAPEAPIQSFTVTLIIRRFDPDVDDEPRWQDFDVQLYATDRILDALHKIKWEQDGSLTFRRSCAHGICGSDAMRINGRNRLACKTLIKDLDITKPIYVEAIKGLPLEKDLVVDMEPFFASFREVQPFLQSNTAPPKDKERVQSVADRARFDDTTKCILCAACTSSCPVFWTDGQYFGPAAIVNAHRFIFDSRDEAASTRLDILNDKEGVWRCRTTFNCTDACPRGIQVTQAIAEVKQAIMRGKP; encoded by the coding sequence ATGTCCCTGGTTCTTGACGAGGCCCCCGCGGGCGGACCAGCACCCGAGGCCCCCATCCAGTCGTTCACCGTCACGCTCATCATCCGCCGTTTCGACCCCGACGTCGACGACGAGCCGCGCTGGCAGGACTTCGACGTGCAGCTGTACGCGACCGACCGCATCCTCGACGCCCTGCACAAGATCAAGTGGGAGCAGGACGGCTCGCTCACCTTCCGCCGCTCCTGCGCCCACGGCATCTGCGGGTCGGATGCGATGCGCATCAACGGCCGCAACCGCCTGGCCTGCAAGACGCTCATCAAAGACCTCGACATCACGAAGCCCATCTACGTGGAGGCCATCAAGGGCCTGCCGCTCGAGAAAGACCTCGTCGTCGACATGGAGCCGTTCTTCGCGTCCTTCCGTGAGGTGCAGCCCTTCCTGCAGTCGAACACCGCTCCACCCAAAGACAAGGAGCGCGTGCAGTCGGTGGCCGACCGCGCCCGCTTCGACGACACCACGAAGTGCATCCTGTGCGCCGCGTGCACCTCGTCGTGCCCCGTGTTCTGGACCGACGGGCAGTACTTCGGCCCCGCCGCCATCGTGAACGCGCACCGCTTCATCTTCGACTCGCGCGACGAGGCGGCGTCGACACGCCTCGACATCCTCAACGACAAGGAGGGCGTGTGGCGCTGCCGCACGACCTTCAACTGCACCGACGCGTGCCCCCGCGGCATCCAGGTCACCCAGGCGATCGCCGAGGTGAAGCAGGCC
- the sdhA gene encoding succinate dehydrogenase flavoprotein subunit encodes MSEFVSQSFQFEDGAVIDGVHYHQFDIVIVGAGGAGMRAAIEAGPKAKTAVISKLYPTRSHTGAAQGGMAAALANVEEDNWEWHTFDTVKGGDYLVDQDAAEILAKEAIDAVIDLENMGLPFNRTPEGKIDQRRFGGHTRDHGKAPVRRACYAADRTGHMILQTLFQNCVKLGINFFNEYYALDLVMTEVDGVSKPSGVVAYELATGEIHVFQAKAIIFATGGFGKIYKTTSNAHTLTGDGVGIIWRKGLPLEDMEFFQFHPTGLAGLGILLTEGARGEGAILRNASGERFMERYAPTIKDLAPRDIVARCMVQEVAEGRGAGPHKDYVLLDCTHLGAEVLETKLPDITEFARTYLGVDPVVEPVPVMPTAHYAMGGIPTNIKAEVLSDNDTVVPGLYAAGECACVSVHGSNRLGTNSLLDINVFGKRSGNNAAEYVQTVDFTPLPPNPAGAIIDLVASLRAGTGTERIAAIRKELQDEMDKNAQVFRTDESLAAVTETIHTLRQRYKNIQVQDKGKRFNTDLLEAIELGFLLDLAEVVVFSARNREESRGGHMRDDFPKRDDDKFMKHTMAYLSGDPHSADAADHIRLDWKPVVVTRYQPMERKY; translated from the coding sequence GTGAGTGAATTCGTGAGCCAGTCCTTCCAGTTCGAAGACGGCGCCGTGATCGACGGCGTGCACTACCACCAGTTCGACATCGTCATCGTCGGCGCCGGCGGCGCCGGCATGCGCGCGGCCATCGAGGCCGGGCCGAAGGCGAAGACGGCTGTCATCTCGAAGCTCTACCCCACCCGCTCCCACACGGGTGCGGCGCAGGGCGGCATGGCGGCTGCGCTCGCCAACGTCGAAGAGGACAACTGGGAGTGGCACACCTTCGACACGGTGAAGGGCGGTGACTACCTCGTCGACCAGGATGCCGCCGAGATCCTCGCCAAGGAGGCCATCGACGCGGTCATCGACCTCGAGAACATGGGTCTGCCGTTCAACCGCACGCCCGAGGGCAAGATCGACCAGCGCCGCTTCGGCGGTCACACCCGCGACCACGGCAAGGCGCCCGTGCGCCGGGCCTGCTACGCGGCCGACCGCACCGGCCACATGATCCTTCAGACGCTGTTCCAGAACTGCGTGAAGCTCGGCATCAACTTCTTCAACGAGTACTACGCGCTCGACCTCGTCATGACGGAGGTCGACGGGGTCTCCAAGCCCAGCGGAGTCGTGGCCTACGAGCTGGCGACCGGCGAGATCCACGTCTTCCAGGCCAAGGCCATCATCTTCGCCACCGGCGGCTTCGGCAAGATCTACAAGACCACCTCGAACGCCCACACCCTCACCGGTGACGGCGTGGGCATCATCTGGCGCAAGGGCCTGCCTCTGGAAGACATGGAGTTCTTCCAGTTCCACCCCACCGGCCTCGCCGGCCTCGGCATCCTCCTCACCGAGGGTGCGCGCGGTGAGGGTGCGATCCTCCGCAACGCCTCGGGCGAGCGCTTCATGGAGCGCTACGCCCCCACCATCAAAGACCTGGCGCCCCGCGACATCGTCGCCCGGTGCATGGTGCAGGAGGTGGCCGAGGGCCGCGGCGCCGGGCCGCACAAAGACTACGTGCTGCTCGACTGCACCCACCTCGGTGCGGAGGTGCTCGAGACCAAGCTCCCCGACATCACCGAGTTCGCCCGCACCTACCTCGGCGTCGACCCGGTGGTCGAGCCGGTGCCCGTGATGCCGACGGCCCACTACGCGATGGGCGGCATCCCCACCAACATCAAGGCCGAGGTGCTCTCCGACAACGACACCGTCGTGCCCGGCCTCTACGCCGCCGGCGAGTGCGCCTGCGTGTCGGTGCACGGCTCCAACCGCCTCGGCACCAACTCGCTGCTCGACATCAACGTGTTCGGCAAGCGCTCGGGCAACAACGCCGCCGAGTACGTGCAGACCGTCGACTTCACGCCGCTGCCGCCGAACCCGGCCGGTGCCATCATCGACCTCGTGGCGTCGCTGCGAGCGGGAACCGGCACCGAGCGCATCGCCGCCATCCGCAAAGAGCTGCAGGACGAGATGGACAAGAACGCCCAAGTGTTCCGCACCGACGAGTCGCTCGCGGCGGTCACCGAGACCATCCACACCCTGCGCCAGCGCTACAAGAACATCCAGGTGCAGGACAAGGGCAAGCGGTTCAACACCGACCTCCTCGAGGCGATCGAGCTCGGCTTCCTGCTCGACCTCGCCGAGGTCGTCGTGTTCTCGGCCCGCAATCGCGAGGAGTCGCGCGGTGGCCACATGCGCGACGACTTCCCGAAGCGCGACGACGACAAGTTCATGAAGCACACCATGGCGTACCTGTCGGGAGACCCGCACTCCGCCGACGCCGCCGACCACATCCGGCTCGACTGGAAGCCCGTCGTCGTGACGCGCTACCAGCCGATGGAGAGGAAGTACTGA
- a CDS encoding succinate dehydrogenase hydrophobic membrane anchor subunit translates to MAISIESPRAPHTVRRRSGVNWEKWGWIYMRASGVVLLILIFGHLFVNLMVGDGIKAIDFAFVGGKWSDPFWQVWDVLMLWLAMIHGGNGMRTIVNDYATKALTRKILLGGILVAVVAMIVLGTLVVFTFDPCPAGSPADLLPSFCPVNQ, encoded by the coding sequence ATGGCGATCTCGATCGAATCCCCCCGCGCCCCGCACACCGTCCGCCGCCGCAGCGGCGTGAACTGGGAGAAGTGGGGCTGGATCTACATGCGCGCCTCCGGCGTCGTGCTCCTCATCCTCATCTTCGGCCACCTGTTCGTGAACCTCATGGTCGGCGACGGCATCAAGGCCATCGACTTCGCCTTCGTCGGCGGCAAGTGGAGCGACCCGTTCTGGCAGGTCTGGGACGTGCTGATGCTCTGGCTCGCCATGATCCACGGCGGCAACGGCATGCGCACCATCGTCAACGACTACGCGACGAAGGCGCTCACCCGCAAGATCCTGCTGGGCGGCATCCTCGTGGCCGTCGTGGCGATGATCGTGCTGGGAACCCTGGTGGTCTTCACCTTCGATCCCTGCCCCGCGGGCTCGCCGGCCGATCTGCTGCCGTCGTTCTGCCCGGTCAACCAGTAG
- the sdhC gene encoding succinate dehydrogenase, cytochrome b556 subunit: protein MPENSAGTMTPRRPAGTLYRGREGMWSWVLHRITGVAIFFFLLVHVLDTAMVRVAPEAYNAVISTYQNPIMGLGETALVAAIVFHAFNGIRIILIDLWSKGAKYQRVMFWVVIGVWAVTMLGFAPRHLINVFSHIPGAGH, encoded by the coding sequence ATGCCTGAGAACTCGGCAGGGACGATGACGCCGAGGCGGCCCGCTGGCACCCTCTACCGCGGCCGTGAAGGCATGTGGTCGTGGGTGCTGCACCGCATCACCGGCGTCGCGATTTTCTTCTTCCTCCTCGTGCACGTGCTCGACACCGCGATGGTGCGAGTGGCGCCCGAGGCCTACAACGCGGTCATCTCGACCTACCAGAACCCGATCATGGGGCTCGGCGAGACGGCGCTGGTCGCCGCCATCGTGTTCCATGCCTTCAACGGCATCCGCATCATCCTCATCGACCTCTGGTCGAAGGGCGCGAAGTACCAGCGGGTGATGTTCTGGGTCGTCATCGGCGTCTGGGCGGTGACCATGCTCGGCTTCGCGCCGCGTCACCTCATCAACGTCTTCAGCCACATCCCGGGAGCTGGTCACTGA
- a CDS encoding glycosyltransferase family 4 protein — translation MRVAIISESFLPTVNGVTNSVCKVLDHLADNGHQAIVIAPQAGSPSHYRGFPVHQVPAVAYRQFPVGIPNAQVARIIARFEPDLLHAASPFLLGAQGIAAANRLGVPSVAIFQTDVAGYARRNKLGATARLAWRVVKWVHDGADLTLAPSQVSLTDLRNAGVERLGLWGRGVDLQRYHPHNRLRPGASALHDLLSGPARDDVVVGYVGRVAPEKGLERLAALRGVSGIHLAVVGDGPSDEHVRRLTRGMPATFLGRLSGEQLADAYASFDVFVHTGTEETFGQTLQEAHASGLPVVAPAAGGPIDLVDHGVNGLLFDPADVSDFRRHVANLAADTALRMRMGEAGRRAVLGRSWQTICDELLGHYAAVMARRSARQRTPVGSHA, via the coding sequence ATGCGCGTAGCGATCATCAGCGAGAGTTTCCTACCCACCGTCAACGGAGTCACCAACAGCGTCTGCAAGGTGCTCGACCACCTCGCCGACAACGGCCACCAGGCGATCGTCATCGCCCCGCAGGCCGGTTCGCCCTCCCACTACCGCGGCTTCCCGGTGCACCAGGTGCCGGCTGTCGCGTACCGGCAGTTCCCGGTCGGCATCCCGAACGCCCAGGTGGCGCGCATCATCGCCCGCTTCGAACCCGATCTGCTGCACGCCGCATCCCCCTTCCTGCTGGGGGCCCAGGGCATCGCCGCGGCGAACCGGCTCGGCGTGCCCTCCGTCGCGATCTTCCAGACGGATGTCGCGGGCTACGCCAGACGCAACAAGCTCGGAGCCACGGCGAGGCTCGCCTGGCGCGTGGTGAAGTGGGTGCACGACGGCGCCGACCTCACCCTCGCCCCCTCGCAGGTGTCGCTCACCGACCTGCGGAACGCGGGCGTGGAGCGGCTGGGCCTGTGGGGACGCGGCGTCGATCTGCAGCGCTACCACCCCCACAACCGCCTGCGCCCCGGCGCCTCGGCTCTGCACGACCTCCTTTCCGGGCCCGCGCGAGACGACGTGGTCGTCGGCTACGTGGGGCGCGTCGCGCCCGAGAAGGGGCTCGAACGGCTGGCCGCGCTGCGCGGGGTATCGGGCATCCATCTCGCCGTGGTCGGCGACGGCCCCTCCGACGAGCACGTGCGCCGCCTCACCCGCGGCATGCCCGCCACCTTCCTCGGCCGGCTCTCGGGCGAGCAGCTCGCCGACGCCTACGCGAGCTTCGACGTCTTCGTGCATACCGGCACCGAGGAGACCTTCGGCCAGACCCTGCAGGAGGCTCACGCCTCGGGCCTGCCCGTCGTGGCGCCCGCGGCGGGCGGGCCGATCGACCTCGTCGACCACGGGGTGAACGGCTTGCTCTTCGACCCCGCCGACGTCTCCGACTTCCGCCGCCACGTCGCGAACCTCGCCGCCGACACGGCGCTCCGGATGCGCATGGGCGAGGCCGGCAGGCGCGCGGTGCTGGGCAGGTCGTGGCAGACGATCTGCGACGAGCTGCTCGGCCACTACGCCGCCGTTATGGCACGCCGGAGTGCGCGTCAGCGCACTCCGGTCGGCTCACACGCCTGA
- a CDS encoding mannose-1-phosphate guanylyltransferase — protein MTTSPSALQRFYSVIPAGGIGSRLWPLSRADAPKFLHDLSGSGQSLLRDTWERLAPISGEQRIMVVTGRAHRAAVEEQLPSLADHNVVLESEPRDSTAAIALAAAILERREPGVIIGSFAADHVITNPERFRAAVAQAVEVADAGYIATIGITPTDAAVGFGYIRCAQPLRIEGAPSALQVTNFVEKPDLDTARSYLEAGNYLWNAGMFITRADKLLEQLGASEPQLLAGVLELAEAWDTPRRGEVVDQVWPNLKKIAIDYSVAEPAAAAGALAVIPGDFDWDDVGDFASIAKLHSAGRGTDLAILGKNARVLADSSSGIVVSQSKRVISLIGVSDIVVVDTPDALLVTTSEHAQRVKSVVDALRAGGSGDVL, from the coding sequence ATGACCACTTCCCCCTCAGCTCTCCAGCGGTTCTACAGCGTCATCCCCGCCGGTGGCATCGGGTCGCGGCTGTGGCCGCTGTCCCGCGCCGACGCGCCGAAGTTCCTGCACGACCTGAGCGGATCGGGGCAGAGCCTGCTCCGAGACACCTGGGAACGCCTCGCCCCCATCTCGGGCGAGCAGCGCATCATGGTCGTCACCGGCCGCGCCCATCGCGCCGCGGTCGAGGAGCAGCTGCCCTCCCTCGCCGACCACAACGTGGTGCTCGAGAGCGAGCCCCGCGACTCCACCGCCGCGATCGCCCTGGCCGCCGCCATCCTCGAGCGGCGAGAGCCCGGCGTCATCATCGGTTCCTTCGCGGCCGACCACGTCATCACGAACCCCGAGCGCTTTCGGGCCGCCGTCGCGCAGGCCGTCGAGGTCGCCGACGCGGGCTACATCGCCACCATCGGCATCACCCCGACGGATGCGGCGGTCGGCTTCGGCTACATCCGCTGCGCCCAGCCGCTCCGGATCGAGGGCGCTCCGAGCGCCCTGCAGGTGACGAACTTCGTCGAGAAGCCCGACCTCGACACCGCCCGCAGCTACCTCGAGGCAGGCAACTACCTCTGGAACGCGGGGATGTTCATCACCCGCGCCGACAAGCTGCTCGAGCAGCTCGGGGCGAGCGAGCCCCAGCTGCTCGCCGGCGTGCTCGAGCTCGCCGAGGCGTGGGACACCCCGCGGCGCGGAGAGGTCGTCGACCAGGTCTGGCCGAACCTCAAGAAGATCGCGATCGACTACTCCGTCGCCGAGCCCGCCGCCGCGGCTGGCGCCCTCGCGGTCATCCCCGGCGACTTCGACTGGGACGACGTGGGCGACTTCGCCTCCATCGCGAAGCTGCACTCGGCCGGTCGCGGCACCGACCTCGCCATCCTCGGCAAGAACGCCAGGGTGCTCGCCGACTCCTCCTCTGGCATCGTGGTGTCGCAGTCGAAGCGCGTCATCAGCCTCATCGGCGTCAGCGACATCGTCGTGGTCGACACACCGGATGCGCTGCTCGTGACCACGAGCGAGCACGCTCAGCGGGTGAAGTCGGTCGTCGACGCCCTGCGCGCCGGCGGTTCGGGAGACGTTCTCTAG
- a CDS encoding BMP family protein → MLSLRRTRLLGGLLVGSVALALAGCADAPTNTAEPTGAASDYCARMVTNSGGLDDRSFNQSSWEGLERAQDEFGIDAQVLVSTGETDLAPNVTQAVDSGCGFVLTVGYELADATTEEAASHPDVHFAIVDESVTAPNVKPILFDTAQASYLAGYLAAGTSKTGTVATFGGGNQPPVTLFMDGFVDGVAAYNAAHGTSVRALGWDKAAQDGVFTGDFEDINKGKTVTQGFIDQGADVILPVAGQVGEGAAAAALEAGDVSLIWVDNDGYDTLPAQYRPIVLTSVMKNTGDAVVEIVGDDIDGSFSSDPFVGTLENGGVALAPFHDLASSVTPELSAELDELNARIVSGEIVVESPSAP, encoded by the coding sequence ATGCTCTCCCTGCGACGCACCCGATTGCTCGGCGGCCTCCTCGTCGGTTCCGTCGCCCTCGCCCTCGCGGGCTGTGCCGACGCCCCCACGAACACCGCGGAGCCCACCGGTGCGGCCAGTGACTACTGCGCGCGCATGGTGACGAACTCCGGTGGACTCGACGACCGCTCGTTCAACCAGTCCAGCTGGGAGGGCCTCGAGCGCGCTCAGGACGAGTTCGGGATAGACGCCCAGGTGCTCGTCTCCACCGGCGAGACCGACCTCGCGCCGAACGTCACGCAGGCCGTCGACAGCGGTTGCGGCTTCGTGCTGACCGTGGGCTACGAGCTCGCCGATGCGACGACCGAGGAGGCGGCGTCGCATCCCGACGTGCACTTCGCCATCGTCGACGAGTCGGTGACCGCGCCGAACGTGAAACCGATCCTGTTCGACACCGCACAGGCGTCGTATCTGGCCGGCTACCTCGCGGCGGGCACCTCGAAGACCGGCACGGTCGCCACCTTCGGCGGCGGCAACCAGCCGCCCGTCACCTTGTTCATGGACGGCTTCGTCGACGGCGTCGCCGCCTACAACGCCGCGCACGGCACCTCGGTGCGCGCACTGGGCTGGGACAAGGCGGCTCAGGACGGCGTCTTCACCGGCGACTTCGAAGACATCAACAAGGGCAAGACCGTGACCCAGGGGTTCATCGACCAGGGCGCCGACGTCATCCTGCCCGTCGCCGGACAGGTCGGGGAGGGGGCCGCCGCCGCGGCACTCGAGGCCGGCGACGTCTCGCTCATCTGGGTCGACAACGACGGTTATGACACGCTCCCCGCGCAGTACCGGCCGATCGTGCTCACGAGCGTGATGAAGAACACCGGTGACGCGGTGGTCGAGATCGTCGGCGACGACATCGACGGCAGCTTCAGCTCCGACCCGTTCGTCGGCACGCTGGAGAACGGGGGAGTGGCGCTCGCGCCCTTCCACGACCTCGCCTCCTCGGTCACCCCCGAGCTCTCGGCCGAGCTCGACGAGCTGAACGCCAGGATCGTGTCTGGCGAGATCGTCGTGGAGTCGCCGTCGGCCCCCTGA
- a CDS encoding BMP family protein — protein MSITLRRAGLAGFATLGVAALLAGCASAPSDTASTSSGEASSDFIPCMVSDSGGFDDKSFNQAGYEGIVEAADKLGVEPVTVESSADTDFGPNIDQLVAGNCSLIISVGFLLADATKAAAEANPDVEFSIIDDSSIEADNVKPIVFDTAQAAFLAGYTAASYSKSGTVGTFGGMQIPSVTIFMDGFVDGVNYYNQQKGASVKAIGWDVAGQTGVFTGGFAAGVEAKTAAQGLIDQGADVILPVGGPIFLSAGEAIRDSGKEIALIGVDSDNYETATDLKDLFLTSVMKGVKAGVVDVVDTAAAGDFDATPFVGTLENDGVGIAPFHDFESKVSPDLQGELDDIKAGIIDGTIEVESPSTP, from the coding sequence TTGAGCATCACACTGCGCCGCGCGGGTCTCGCCGGCTTCGCCACCCTCGGGGTGGCCGCTCTCCTGGCCGGTTGCGCATCCGCTCCGTCGGACACCGCATCCACCAGCTCGGGCGAGGCATCCAGCGACTTCATCCCCTGCATGGTCTCCGACTCGGGCGGCTTCGACGACAAGTCGTTCAACCAGGCCGGCTACGAGGGCATCGTCGAGGCAGCCGACAAGCTCGGCGTCGAGCCCGTCACCGTGGAGAGCTCGGCCGACACCGACTTCGGCCCGAACATCGACCAGCTGGTCGCGGGCAACTGCAGCCTCATCATCTCGGTCGGCTTCCTCCTCGCCGACGCCACCAAGGCCGCCGCCGAAGCCAACCCCGACGTCGAGTTCTCGATCATCGACGACTCGTCGATCGAGGCCGACAACGTCAAGCCGATCGTCTTCGACACCGCCCAGGCCGCGTTCCTCGCCGGCTACACCGCGGCCAGCTACTCCAAGAGCGGCACCGTCGGCACCTTCGGTGGCATGCAGATCCCGTCGGTCACCATCTTCATGGACGGCTTCGTCGACGGCGTCAACTACTACAACCAGCAGAAGGGCGCCTCCGTCAAGGCCATCGGCTGGGACGTCGCGGGCCAGACCGGTGTCTTCACGGGTGGCTTCGCCGCCGGTGTCGAGGCCAAGACCGCCGCGCAGGGTCTCATCGACCAGGGTGCCGACGTCATCCTCCCCGTCGGTGGGCCGATCTTCCTCTCGGCCGGTGAGGCCATCCGCGACTCCGGCAAGGAGATCGCGCTCATCGGTGTCGACTCCGACAACTACGAGACCGCGACCGACCTGAAAGACCTCTTCCTCACCTCGGTGATGAAGGGCGTCAAGGCCGGTGTGGTCGACGTCGTCGACACGGCCGCCGCGGGCGACTTCGACGCCACCCCGTTCGTGGGCACCCTCGAGAACGACGGCGTGGGCATCGCACCGTTCCACGACTTCGAGAGCAAGGTCTCGCCCGATCTGCAGGGTGAGCTCGACGACATCAAGGCCGGCATCATCGACGGCACCATCGAGGTCGAGTCGCCCTCGACCCCGTAA
- a CDS encoding ABC transporter ATP-binding protein → MKLELRGITKRFGALTANDHIDLTVEPGEIHCLLGENGAGKSTLMNVLYGLYQADEGEIVLDDVVQHFAGPGDAMAAGIGMVHQHFMLIPVFTVAENVMLGHEQTGFAGRLDLAAARKRVREISDRFGFDVDPDALVDDLPVGVQQRVEIIKALSRDARVLVFDEPTAVLTPQETDELMQIMRQLKESGTSIVFITHKLREVREVADRITVIRLGKVVGEASPTATNAELASLMVGRAVELTVHKEPAHPGTPALVVSNLSVVDPRGQLVVNDVSFDVKAGEIVAIAGVQGNGQTELTEALMGLQPRVTGEITLDGKSLRGLSVSKVLDAGVGFVPEDRKEDGLVGEFTIAENLMLDRSDGEPFVKAGGLQLSFLRGFAEEKSKEFDVRSQGIETPVGRLSGGNQQKVVLARELSRELRLFMAAQPTRGIDVGSIEFVHKRIVATRDEGVPVIVVSTELDEVVALADRIAVMYRGTIVGIVPGDTPRDVLGLMMAGEVPAGIDLEGTAA, encoded by the coding sequence ATGAAGCTCGAACTCAGGGGCATCACGAAGCGATTCGGTGCCCTCACCGCCAACGATCACATCGACCTCACCGTCGAGCCCGGTGAGATCCACTGCCTGCTCGGCGAGAACGGTGCCGGCAAGTCCACCCTCATGAACGTGCTCTACGGCCTCTACCAGGCCGACGAGGGCGAGATCGTGCTCGACGACGTGGTCCAGCACTTCGCCGGCCCCGGAGACGCCATGGCCGCCGGCATCGGCATGGTGCACCAGCACTTCATGCTCATCCCGGTGTTCACCGTCGCCGAGAACGTCATGCTCGGCCACGAGCAGACCGGTTTCGCCGGCCGGCTCGACCTCGCGGCCGCCCGCAAGCGGGTGCGCGAGATCAGCGACAGGTTCGGCTTCGACGTCGACCCGGATGCGCTGGTCGACGATCTTCCCGTCGGCGTGCAGCAGCGGGTCGAGATCATCAAGGCCCTCTCCCGCGACGCCCGCGTACTCGTGTTCGACGAGCCCACCGCGGTGCTCACCCCGCAGGAGACCGACGAGCTGATGCAGATCATGCGTCAGCTGAAGGAGTCGGGCACCTCGATCGTGTTCATCACCCACAAGCTGCGCGAGGTGCGCGAGGTCGCCGATCGCATCACCGTCATCCGGCTCGGCAAGGTCGTCGGTGAGGCGTCGCCCACGGCGACGAACGCCGAACTCGCCTCGCTCATGGTGGGCCGTGCGGTCGAGCTCACCGTGCACAAGGAGCCCGCGCATCCGGGCACCCCCGCCCTCGTCGTGTCGAACCTCTCGGTGGTCGACCCGCGCGGGCAGCTCGTCGTGAACGACGTGTCGTTCGACGTCAAGGCCGGCGAGATCGTCGCCATCGCGGGAGTGCAGGGCAACGGCCAGACCGAGCTCACCGAGGCGCTGATGGGCCTCCAGCCGCGGGTGACCGGCGAGATCACGCTCGACGGCAAGTCGCTGCGAGGCCTCTCCGTGAGCAAGGTGCTCGACGCCGGCGTCGGCTTCGTTCCCGAAGACCGCAAGGAGGACGGTCTGGTGGGCGAGTTCACGATCGCCGAGAACCTCATGCTCGACCGCTCCGACGGCGAGCCGTTCGTGAAGGCCGGCGGCCTGCAGCTGTCGTTCCTGCGCGGCTTCGCCGAGGAGAAGTCGAAGGAGTTCGACGTGCGCTCGCAGGGCATCGAGACGCCGGTGGGCCGCCTCTCCGGCGGAAACCAGCAGAAGGTCGTGCTCGCGCGCGAGCTCTCCCGAGAGTTGCGCCTGTTCATGGCGGCCCAACCCACCCGCGGCATCGACGTGGGCTCCATCGAGTTCGTGCACAAGCGCATCGTCGCCACCCGCGACGAGGGCGTTCCGGTCATCGTGGTGTCGACCGAGCTCGACGAGGTCGTCGCGCTCGCCGACCGCATCGCGGTGATGTACCGGGGCACCATCGTCGGCATCGTGCCGGGCGACACCCCGCGCGACGTGCTCGGCCTCATGATGGCGGGCGAGGTGCCCGCCGGTATCGACCTGGAAGGAACGGCCGCGTGA
- a CDS encoding ABC transporter permease gives MQPAVEPPSRWRQTFTEIIGGSVMISILAVVLAMVAGGILIALTDENVQKASAYFFARPGDTFAEIWKAVSGAYVALFQGAVINPNRPDFVQQIKPITETLTFATPLIAAGLGVGLAFRVGMFNIGGRGQMLIAAACAGWVGFTLHLPWGLHMVLAVIAGLVGGGIWGGIAGFLKARTGAHEVIVTIMLNYIAFYLVSFLLRTPVLQAPGSNNPKSPPIDATAVFPDLLGPQFNLHFGFVLVILATVFVWWLLNRSSLGFKFRAVGINPNAARVAGINVKNMYVYAMVISGALVGLAGVSQVLGTVTTGFSSGIDAGIGFDAITVALLGRSKPWGIFIAGILFGAFKAGGFAMQASQGIPIDIVLVVQSLIVLFIAAPPLIRTVFRLPDPAKPKKPKAPKMPVAAANREAVAK, from the coding sequence GTGCAGCCGGCGGTCGAACCGCCGTCGCGCTGGCGCCAGACCTTCACCGAGATCATCGGCGGCTCGGTGATGATCTCGATCCTCGCCGTGGTGCTCGCCATGGTGGCGGGCGGCATCCTCATCGCCCTCACCGACGAGAACGTGCAGAAGGCCTCCGCGTACTTCTTCGCCCGACCCGGCGACACCTTCGCCGAGATCTGGAAGGCCGTCTCGGGCGCCTACGTCGCCCTGTTCCAGGGTGCGGTGATCAACCCGAACCGGCCCGACTTCGTGCAGCAGATCAAGCCGATCACCGAGACGCTCACCTTCGCCACACCGCTCATCGCCGCAGGTCTCGGTGTGGGGCTGGCGTTCCGTGTCGGCATGTTCAACATCGGTGGTCGCGGCCAGATGCTCATCGCTGCGGCCTGTGCGGGCTGGGTGGGGTTCACCCTGCACCTGCCGTGGGGGCTGCACATGGTGCTCGCCGTCATCGCCGGCCTCGTCGGCGGTGGCATCTGGGGCGGCATCGCCGGTTTCCTCAAGGCACGCACCGGCGCGCACGAGGTGATCGTCACGATCATGCTGAACTACATCGCGTTCTACCTGGTGTCGTTCCTCCTGCGCACCCCGGTGCTGCAGGCGCCGGGCTCCAACAACCCGAAGTCGCCGCCCATCGACGCGACCGCGGTGTTCCCCGACCTGCTCGGCCCGCAGTTCAACCTGCACTTCGGGTTCGTGCTGGTCATCCTCGCGACGGTGTTCGTGTGGTGGCTGCTCAACCGCTCCTCGCTCGGCTTCAAGTTCCGTGCCGTCGGCATCAACCCGAACGCCGCGCGTGTCGCCGGCATCAACGTGAAGAACATGTACGTGTACGCGATGGTCATCTCGGGTGCGCTGGTGGGTCTCGCCGGCGTCTCGCAGGTGCTCGGCACGGTGACGACGGGCTTCAGCTCGGGCATCGACGCCGGCATCGGCTTCGACGCCATCACGGTGGCGCTGCTCGGCCGGTCGAAGCCGTGGGGCATCTTCATCGCCGGCATCCTGTTCGGTGCGTTCAAGGCAGGTGGTTTCGCCATGCAGGCCTCGCAGGGCATCCCGATCGACATCGTCCTCGTCGTGCAGTCGCTCATCGTGCTGTTCATCGCGGCCCCGCCGCTCATCCGAACCGTGTTCCGCCTGCCGGATCCCGCGAAGCCCAAGAAGCCCAAGGCACCCAAGATGCCTGTCGCGGCTGCGAACCGTGAGGCGGTGGCGAAATGA